AACACCTAACTAATTCAAGACGAGTCAAATTAGGGAAGATCATTGTCTTCTTTGGACCACGGCTTATTGTTGTCGCATATGCCTCGAGTTTAAGTGACTTGACGACATGCGAGACCGAATCTAACATTTGCATTGATAATATGGAAATCGTAGAATAATTCAATTTGTCCAATATTGGAGCATCGATGATAACATCAACAACGGACAACCCGTCAAGGCTTATACATAATCGCTTTAATTTCTTGCTTGTAAGTGATTCCCAATGCGTCTTAGACTCGTTAATGGACACGGATAAGTCTTCAAGTGATGGGCAACAACTTAATAGCCGTCTCAAGCAATCATAGTTAATCCAAGATAGACGAAGTTTCTTGAGATTTGGAAGAATAATGGAATGAGAATCAATCCGATGACACATGTTCAAATCAAGCGATACCAACGAATGCATTCGAAAAATGCTAAGTGGGTACACGTGTTCACAAGAACTATTGCGAGAATACTTGGTAGCCGTGAAGTGTTGGATTTTACAAGCGCGTAATCGACGAGCCCATGCGTCGATGATAGGCCAGCAACGAGGTTCTCTATAGTGAGCAATGTTAATATCAAGACAAAAGGTGTCGACAATGGGTGGGATTAATACGGTGAAGAGGTTATTGAGGGCGGTCCAAAACGCGTAAAGATTGTAGGTAGGTAAGCTTGTTTGTTTGATACTGAAATTAGTAGTGGAAAAGCTAATGACCACTTCACGAGGAAGGCCGACACGTGAGATAATTTCGAAGATGATGTCCTCGGGAAGTGAGATCAATCTATGGCGGTAAACAGCCGGAACGCTAGGTTTTTGTCCCATTGCTGAATATCTAAGCTTATAATTGGAGATCAATATAGAACGGCAGAGTATTTAAGGTTTATTGTAGGCTAGGAGAATGAGTAGAATTAGGATTTAATATTATGTTATTTAAAATTAAGAAAGATTCTCAATGCAAGTATGAACCTACTTTTACCATAATACAAATTCTAGGATAAAACATTACACTCTGATTTATTGTTATCAATAAAAGAGTAGTTTTTGTATAAATAAATCGATTGTTCTATACTGTGTGACCGTCTCATAAAATAATTTTTGTTTGATTGGATGGATGGGAAGAGCAATAGATTATtactagtcttaaacccgtgcaaattgcacgggtatgttgttttaaatttgttaTTATAAAATTGTTAATAACATCATAggtaatttttatataaattaattatcttCTTCTAAAGTTAATTATCTTTAAAAATAGAGTTTTAAaaataaagtaataaaaaaatttactctttattaaaatattttaaattaaaGTCATATTTAAGTAAGCTTCGAATCATAAATTTTATTAGCAATCAACATAAATGATGTATTAGTAATTAGGGTTAGTTTTGctgtaaaaaaaagagtaattaGGGTTAGTTGGTTAAGTAGTTGTTGTAGTTCAATATGTCGTCTTGCTTAACCAAATTTGAGTTTactttgttttattacttagggcGGCTTCATACAAACCCGACTTATATATGAGACAAAATTATTCGGATGAAAAATAACACAAAGTTTTAAAATTGAACATGTCTTAATAATGTTGCAAACCCGTGGAGTTGTTATAACTATTTTTCATTCAGTCCAACTCATGCACGTTTGTATGACCTATCCACGAACAACATGAGATTTTGACCCGTGCACGTTTAAAATGACAATTTGAACACCTTTTTTCCATGTAGTACATATAATATTACTCGCATTCATTAGTT
The Silene latifolia isolate original U9 population chromosome 11, ASM4854445v1, whole genome shotgun sequence genome window above contains:
- the LOC141612950 gene encoding F-box/FBD/LRR-repeat protein At5g53840-like, producing MGQKPSVPAVYRHRLISLPEDIIFEIISRVGLPREVVISFSTTNFSIKQTSLPTYNLYAFWTALNNLFTVLIPPIVDTFCLDINIAHYREPRCWPIIDAWARRLRACKIQHFTATKYSRNSSCEHVYPLSIFRMHSLVSLDLNMCHRIDSHSIILPNLKKLRLSWINYDCLRRLLSCCPSLEDLSVSINESKTHWESLTSKKLKRLCISLDGLSVVDVIIDAPILDKLNYSTISILSMQMLDSVSHVVKSLKLEAYATTISRGPKKTMIFPNLTRLELVRCLPLIIEAIGLMLHCPKLEVFVLCLIIFDEMVWDQEAVFVPVEHVKRIDLYTSTIIDHFGKEMVDLVTLLRSAKVLEKLTLRGGHTYHNYLNKPQFYQTLFECVEATSRCQVELLGVYELIS